In Deltaproteobacteria bacterium, the following proteins share a genomic window:
- a CDS encoding nitronate monooxygenase has translation MNGFIHTRICDLLGIEYPILLGGMVYVSYAPLVARVSEAGGLGVIAGGSFLTKEEIKKEIEKTRKLTDKPFALNIPMIYPTASELIDIAIESKLKVVITSAGSSSTFTQKLHDAGIKVGHVVPSAKLAKKAYNAGVDFIIAEGIEAGGHDSPLEITTMVLIPQVVDNVKIPVVAAGGMADYRGFVAARALGAQGIQMGTRFIASIEAPVHDAFKQAIIKAEDDSTILTGRSIGKPVRVIKNKLSEQILALEKSAVTEMELLSFIGPGRSRAAAIEGDVENGSVMSGEIAGLISSIKSVEEIMHEIVSGSQTLLKELVP, from the coding sequence ATGAATGGATTTATTCATACACGGATTTGTGATTTGCTTGGTATTGAGTACCCCATACTGCTTGGAGGTATGGTTTATGTTTCGTATGCTCCGCTCGTCGCCAGGGTATCGGAAGCCGGAGGTCTTGGTGTTATAGCGGGCGGTTCATTTTTGACAAAAGAAGAAATAAAAAAAGAGATAGAAAAAACAAGGAAACTTACCGATAAACCGTTTGCTCTTAATATACCGATGATCTATCCTACCGCATCGGAACTGATCGATATCGCTATTGAAAGTAAACTGAAGGTGGTCATAACTTCAGCAGGGTCATCGTCAACATTTACACAAAAACTCCATGACGCGGGTATAAAGGTCGGGCACGTTGTTCCTTCTGCAAAGCTTGCAAAAAAGGCGTATAACGCGGGTGTTGATTTCATTATTGCAGAAGGTATTGAAGCGGGCGGGCATGACAGCCCTCTCGAGATTACAACAATGGTGTTGATTCCGCAGGTCGTAGATAACGTAAAAATACCGGTTGTAGCCGCGGGCGGTATGGCAGATTATAGAGGATTTGTCGCTGCAAGAGCACTTGGGGCACAGGGCATACAAATGGGTACGAGGTTTATCGCCTCTATTGAGGCACCCGTGCATGATGCATTCAAACAGGCTATAATAAAGGCAGAGGACGACTCCACCATTCTGACTGGAAGGAGTATAGGTAAACCCGTGCGTGTAATTAAAAACAAATTGTCGGAACAGATTCTCGCACTTGAAAAAAGTGCAGTTACTGAAATGGAGTTGCTTTCTTTTATCGGGCCGGGCAGAAGCAGGGCAGCGGCTATAGAGGGAGACGTAGAGAACGGCTCTGTTATGAGTGGAGAGATAGCAGGGCTCATAAGCTCTATAAAATCCGTAGAAGAAATAATGCATGAGATAGTCTCAGGCTCTCAAACACTTCTAAAGGAGCTTGTTCCCTGA